One stretch of Manis pentadactyla isolate mManPen7 chromosome 10, mManPen7.hap1, whole genome shotgun sequence DNA includes these proteins:
- the MAPK8IP2 gene encoding C-Jun-amino-terminal kinase-interacting protein 2 isoform X1, producing the protein MADRAEMFSLSTFHSLSPPGCRPPQDISLEEFDDEDLSEITDDCGLGLSYDSDPCEKDGLSLGRPERPHPICSFQDDFQEFEMIDDNEEEEEEDDDDEGDEEEEGGGPGSVAPAPEAPFPSPSPEEPHKHRPTTLRLPPLGAQDSLNNNGSFAPAPPASWQETGLRSPRREAPTEPPGHAGCDGDGNRPGEPLAPQGGASPSSDPGIEADLGSRSSGGRGGRRSSQELSSPGSDSEGEAGQAGRVRGAPAGRMISSISETELELSSDGGSSSGRSSHLTNSIEEASSPASEPEPEPEPPRRPAFLPVGPEDTNSEYESGSESEPDLSEDADSPWLLSNLVSRMIAEGSSPVRCPGQCLSPAPRPSGGLVSPAGEAPEAAAGPGGVELVDMETLCGPPPPAPPAPRPGPAQPGPCLFLSNPTRDTITPLWAAPGRGARPGRPCSAASSEDEDEDEEDAEGRLGPPGARAAGPAAALDASLVYDAVKYTLVVDEHTQLELVSLRRCAGLGTGSEEDSAGEASEEETGAASLGGGQAAGDASPDSPGLTFSKKFLNVFVNSTSRSSSTESFGLFSCLINGEEREQTHRAVFRFIPRHPDELELDVDDPVLVEAEEDDFWFRGFNMRTGERGVFPAFYAHAVPGPAKDLLGSKRSPCWVERFDVQFLGSVEVPCHQGNGILCAAMQKIATARKLTVHLRPPASCDLEISLRGVKLSLSGGPEFQHCSHFFQMKNISFCGCHPRNSCYFGFITKHPLLSRFACHVFVSQESMRPVAQSVGRAFLEYYQEHLEYACPTEDIYLE; encoded by the exons ATGGCGGATCGGGCGGAGatgttttctctttccaccttTCATTCGCTGTCGCCGCCGGGCTGCAG GCCTCCCCAGGACATAAGCCTGGAGGAGTTTGACGACGAAGACCTGTCCGAGATCACCGATGACTGCGGCCTGGGCCTCAGCTACGACTCAGACCCCTGCGAGAAG GACGGCCTCTCCCTCGGGCGCCCGGAGCGGCCACACCCCATCTGCTCCTTCCAGGATGACTTCCAGGAGTTTGAGATGATCGACGacaacgaggaggaggaggaggaggacgacGACGACGAgggggacgaggaggaggaggggggaggcCCTGGCTCTGTGGCCCCGGCCCCGGAGGCCCCGTTTCCCAGCCCCTCCCCGGAGGAGCCCCACAAGCACCGGCCCACCACGCTCCGCCTGCCCCCGCTGGGAGCCCAG GACTCCCTGAACAACAACGGAAGCTTCGCCCCTGCGCCCCCAGCGTCCTGGCAGGAGACCGGGCTCCGCTCGCCCCGCCGGGAGGCCCCCACCG AGCCGCCCGGGCACGCAGGCTGCGACGGCGACGGGAACCGGCCGGGGGAGCCCCTGGCGCCCCAAGGCGGGGCCTCGCCCTCCTCAGACCCGGGCATCGAGGCCGACCTGGGCAGCCGCTCCAGCGGAGGCCGCGGGGGCAGGCGCAGCAGCCAGGAGCTGTCGTCGCCCGGCTCCGACTCGGAGGGGGAGGCCGGGCAGGCGGGGCGCGTGAGGGGCGCGCCCGCGGGCCGCATGATCTCGTCCATCTCCGAGACGGAGCTGGAGCTGAGCAGCGACGGCGGCAGCAGCAGCGGCCGCTCCTCGCACCTCACCAACTCCATCGAGGAGGCCTCCTCGCCCGCCTCCGAGCCCGAGCCCGAGCCCGAGCCCCCGCGCCGGCCCGCCTTCCTGCCCGTGGGCCCCGAGGACACCAACAGCGAGTACGAGTCGGGGTCCGAGTCGGAGCCGGACCTCAGCGAGGACGCCGACTCGCCCTGGCTGCTCAGCAACCTCGTGAGCCGCATGATCGCCGAGGGCTCCTCGCCCGTCCGCTGCCCCGGCCAGTGCCTGTCCCCCGCGCCGCGCCCCTCGGGGGGGTTGGTGTCGCCGGCCGGCGAGGCCCCCGAGGCGGCCGCAGGGCCGGGCGGCGTGGAGCTGGTGGACATGGAGACGCTGTGCGGGCCGCCGCCCCCCGCGCCCCCCGCGCCCCGGCCAGGCCCCGCGCAGCCCGGGCCCTGCCTCTTCCTTAGCAACCCCACCCGCGACACCATCAcgccgctctgggctgcccccgGCCGCGGCGCCCGCCCGGGCCGCCCCTGCTCGGCCGCCTCCTCGGAGGACGAGGACGAGGACGAGGAGGACGCCGAGGGCCGGCTGGGCCCCCCCGGCGCCCGGGCCGCGGGCCCCGCCGCTGCGCTGGACGCCTCGCTGGTGTACGACGCGGTCAAGTACACCCTGGTGGTGGACGAACACACGCAGCTGGAGCTGGTGAGCCTGCGGCGCTGCGCCGGCCTGGGCACCGGCAGCGAGGAGGACAGCGCCGGCGAGGCCAGCGAGGAGGAGACGGGGGCCGCGTCGCTCGGTGGCGGGCAGGCTGCAGGGGACGCCTCCCCGGACAGTCCCGGCCTCACCTTCTCCAAGAAGTTCCTCAACGTCTTTGTCAACAGCACCTCTCGGTCTTCCA GCACAGAGTCCTTTGGCCTTTTTTCCTGCCTGATcaatggggaggagagagagcaaACCCATCGGGCTGTCTTCAG GTTCATTCCCCGCCACCCTGATGAGCTGGAGCTGGATGTGGACGACCCAGTACTTGTGGAGGCCGAGGAGGATGACTTCTGGTTCCGTGGCTTTAACATGCGCACGGGCGAGCGTGGGGTCTTCCCTGCCTTCTACGCCCATGCAGTGCCTGGACCTGCCAAGGACCTGCTGG GGAGCAAGCGGAGTCCCTGCTGGGTGGAGCGTTTTGATGTGCAGTTCCTGGGCTCAGTGGAGGTGCCCTGTCACCAGGGCAATGGCATTCTGTGCGCAGCCATGCAGAAG ATTGCCACTGCCCGGAAACTGACTGTCCACCTGCGTCCTCCTGCCTCCTGTGACCTTGAGATTTCTCTTCGGGGGGTCAAGCTGAGTCTAAGTGGAGGACCTGAG TTCCAGCACTGCAGCCACTTCTTCCAGATGAAGAACATCTCGTTCTGTGGCTGCCACCCCCGCAATAGCTG CTACTTCGGCTTCATCACCAAACACCCTCTGCTGAGCCGCTTTGCCTGTCACGTCTTTGTGTCCCAGGAGTCCATGAGGCCTGTGGCCCAGAGTGTGGG CCGAGCCTTCCTGGAGTATTACCAGGAGCACCTGGAGTACGCCTGCCCCACAGAGGACATCTACCTGGAGTAG
- the MAPK8IP2 gene encoding C-Jun-amino-terminal kinase-interacting protein 2 isoform X2, which translates to MADRAEMFSLSTFHSLSPPGCRPPQDISLEEFDDEDLSEITDDCGLGLSYDSDPCEKDGLSLGRPERPHPICSFQDDFQEFEMIDDNEEEEEEDDDDEGDEEEEGGGPGSVAPAPEAPFPSPSPEEPHKHRPTTLRLPPLGAQDSLNNNGSFAPAPPASWQETGLRSPRREAPTEPPGHAGCDGDGNRPGEPLAPQGGASPSSDPGIEADLGSRSSGGRGGRRSSQELSSPGSDSEGEAGQAGRVRGAPAGRMISSISETELELSSDGGSSSGRSSHLTNSIEEASSPASEPEPEPEPPRRPAFLPVGPEDTNSEYESGSESEPDLSEDADSPWLLSNLVSRMIAEGSSPVRCPGQCLSPAPRPSGGLVSPAGEAPEAAAGPGGVELVDMETLCGPPPPAPPAPRPGPAQPGPCLFLSNPTRDTITPLWAAPGRGARPGRPCSAASSEDEDEDEEDAEGRLGPPGARAAGPAAALDASLVYDAVKYTLVVDEHTQLELVSLRRCAGLGTGSEEDSAGEASEEETGAASLGGGQAAGDASPDSPGLTFSKKFLNVFVNSTSRSSSTESFGLFSCLINGEEREQTHRAVFRFIPRHPDELELDVDDPVLVEAEEDDFWFRGFNMRTGERGVFPAFYAHAVPGPAKDLLGSKRSPCWVERFDVQFLGSVEVPCHQGNGILCAAMQKIATARKLTVHLRPPASCDLEISLRGVKLSLSGGPEFQHCSHFFQMKNISFCGCHPRNSCAPV; encoded by the exons ATGGCGGATCGGGCGGAGatgttttctctttccaccttTCATTCGCTGTCGCCGCCGGGCTGCAG GCCTCCCCAGGACATAAGCCTGGAGGAGTTTGACGACGAAGACCTGTCCGAGATCACCGATGACTGCGGCCTGGGCCTCAGCTACGACTCAGACCCCTGCGAGAAG GACGGCCTCTCCCTCGGGCGCCCGGAGCGGCCACACCCCATCTGCTCCTTCCAGGATGACTTCCAGGAGTTTGAGATGATCGACGacaacgaggaggaggaggaggaggacgacGACGACGAgggggacgaggaggaggaggggggaggcCCTGGCTCTGTGGCCCCGGCCCCGGAGGCCCCGTTTCCCAGCCCCTCCCCGGAGGAGCCCCACAAGCACCGGCCCACCACGCTCCGCCTGCCCCCGCTGGGAGCCCAG GACTCCCTGAACAACAACGGAAGCTTCGCCCCTGCGCCCCCAGCGTCCTGGCAGGAGACCGGGCTCCGCTCGCCCCGCCGGGAGGCCCCCACCG AGCCGCCCGGGCACGCAGGCTGCGACGGCGACGGGAACCGGCCGGGGGAGCCCCTGGCGCCCCAAGGCGGGGCCTCGCCCTCCTCAGACCCGGGCATCGAGGCCGACCTGGGCAGCCGCTCCAGCGGAGGCCGCGGGGGCAGGCGCAGCAGCCAGGAGCTGTCGTCGCCCGGCTCCGACTCGGAGGGGGAGGCCGGGCAGGCGGGGCGCGTGAGGGGCGCGCCCGCGGGCCGCATGATCTCGTCCATCTCCGAGACGGAGCTGGAGCTGAGCAGCGACGGCGGCAGCAGCAGCGGCCGCTCCTCGCACCTCACCAACTCCATCGAGGAGGCCTCCTCGCCCGCCTCCGAGCCCGAGCCCGAGCCCGAGCCCCCGCGCCGGCCCGCCTTCCTGCCCGTGGGCCCCGAGGACACCAACAGCGAGTACGAGTCGGGGTCCGAGTCGGAGCCGGACCTCAGCGAGGACGCCGACTCGCCCTGGCTGCTCAGCAACCTCGTGAGCCGCATGATCGCCGAGGGCTCCTCGCCCGTCCGCTGCCCCGGCCAGTGCCTGTCCCCCGCGCCGCGCCCCTCGGGGGGGTTGGTGTCGCCGGCCGGCGAGGCCCCCGAGGCGGCCGCAGGGCCGGGCGGCGTGGAGCTGGTGGACATGGAGACGCTGTGCGGGCCGCCGCCCCCCGCGCCCCCCGCGCCCCGGCCAGGCCCCGCGCAGCCCGGGCCCTGCCTCTTCCTTAGCAACCCCACCCGCGACACCATCAcgccgctctgggctgcccccgGCCGCGGCGCCCGCCCGGGCCGCCCCTGCTCGGCCGCCTCCTCGGAGGACGAGGACGAGGACGAGGAGGACGCCGAGGGCCGGCTGGGCCCCCCCGGCGCCCGGGCCGCGGGCCCCGCCGCTGCGCTGGACGCCTCGCTGGTGTACGACGCGGTCAAGTACACCCTGGTGGTGGACGAACACACGCAGCTGGAGCTGGTGAGCCTGCGGCGCTGCGCCGGCCTGGGCACCGGCAGCGAGGAGGACAGCGCCGGCGAGGCCAGCGAGGAGGAGACGGGGGCCGCGTCGCTCGGTGGCGGGCAGGCTGCAGGGGACGCCTCCCCGGACAGTCCCGGCCTCACCTTCTCCAAGAAGTTCCTCAACGTCTTTGTCAACAGCACCTCTCGGTCTTCCA GCACAGAGTCCTTTGGCCTTTTTTCCTGCCTGATcaatggggaggagagagagcaaACCCATCGGGCTGTCTTCAG GTTCATTCCCCGCCACCCTGATGAGCTGGAGCTGGATGTGGACGACCCAGTACTTGTGGAGGCCGAGGAGGATGACTTCTGGTTCCGTGGCTTTAACATGCGCACGGGCGAGCGTGGGGTCTTCCCTGCCTTCTACGCCCATGCAGTGCCTGGACCTGCCAAGGACCTGCTGG GGAGCAAGCGGAGTCCCTGCTGGGTGGAGCGTTTTGATGTGCAGTTCCTGGGCTCAGTGGAGGTGCCCTGTCACCAGGGCAATGGCATTCTGTGCGCAGCCATGCAGAAG ATTGCCACTGCCCGGAAACTGACTGTCCACCTGCGTCCTCCTGCCTCCTGTGACCTTGAGATTTCTCTTCGGGGGGTCAAGCTGAGTCTAAGTGGAGGACCTGAG TTCCAGCACTGCAGCCACTTCTTCCAGATGAAGAACATCTCGTTCTGTGGCTGCCACCCCCGCAATAGCTG TGCCCCTGTCTAG